A region of the bacterium genome:
CCTGGCGCAGAATTATCCCAATCCCTTTAATCCAACCACCACCATCCGCTTTGCAACACCGGAAAACGGCGTAGTCAAGATTCAGGTCTACGATCTGTTGGGCAAGGTGGTCGCCACGCTGCATGACGGCAAATTGGCTGCCGGTCACCATCAGTTCATCTTCAGCGGCGTTTCAATGCCATCCGGCATCTATTTCTATCGCGTGGAGAGCAAGAACTTTAACAGCGTGAAAAAGATGATGCTGGTCAAGTAGACTGAACGGTGTTGCTCTGCCTCAGGAGAGCCTTAGGCCGCTATCGTCCCTTGCCTTTGGCTCTCCTGTCGTGTAATCGGACGGTTTGGTCGATCGGATTGTGGCCAGACTGCTCGGGCTCTGACTGGTTACGGAGTGCATTTTCATTGTATCAACCGCGCTGGGGAGTGACGGCCGATCCGAGTGTGAATGCACTCCGTACTTTTTACTTTTATGTCATGGCAGGCGAGAGGTTCAGGGCATGGACGCTCTCTCGGCCCGGTTTTGCCTGAAGGCTTGAATCCTCGCACGGGATGGA
Encoded here:
- a CDS encoding T9SS type A sorting domain-containing protein, which produces LAQNYPNPFNPTTTIRFATPENGVVKIQVYDLLGKVVATLHDGKLAAGHHQFIFSGVSMPSGIYFYRVESKNFNSVKKMMLVK